From the Methanobacterium sp. CWC-01 genome, the window CCATCCCGGTTAGACCGAATAAAAACCAGCCGGAATTACAGGGAGGATATGGTCCTCAACTTCAAATCCCGCCGATGATATGCCAGAGTGTATGCACCAAACTTTATTTCTGGTAAGGAGTTCCTGGAAATAATTAATAGGAATGGTGGTTATAATTGCTGTTATGGACGAAGATTACCTAGATTCCAGGACGGCCCAGGACAGTATGATCAGCACCGTGCCCCGGGCACTTCCCCAGGATGACCTGGGAAGTATTAAACAACTCTTATCCACCCAGGCCTGTCAACTGGGAAACATTGACTACATATACGTCATAAATCAACAGGGACATCTAGATGGAGTGCTATCCATTAAGGAGGTTTTGAGCTGCATGGATAGTGAAGTGACTGCTGGAGAAGTTATGAAGCAGGATCTGGTGGTGGCCTCCCCCTCCACCCATCAGGAACGGTTAGTATACCTGGCCCTTTCCCATGGCATAAAGTCAGTGCCAGTGGTGGATGAGGCGGGTCTTTTCCTGGGAGTGGTTCCCTACGATCAGATACTGCGCATCTTCAACCACGAGGTGCAGAGTGACGTGTTTAACTTTGGGGGTATATTCCACAAGGTGGGAGAGGAGTACACCACCATCAAGTCCAGCACCAAGGTGATGATCCGCTCCCGACTCCCCTGGCTGGTGGTGGGAGTTATAGGGGGGACCATGGCCGCGGGTCTTATTGGTAACTATGAAAAACTACTATCAGAGTACATCGTCCTGGCCTTCTTCATACCGGTGATGGTGTACATGAGTGATGCGGCAGGAACCCAGTCCGAGGCCCTTATCATTCGCAGCATGGCCCTGGAGCCTAAAATGTCTATGAAGACCTACTTCTTAAGGGAATTGCAAGTGGCAGCGGTGATAGGGTTGGTATCTGGGGCTCTGGCTGCAGTTGCCTCGCTTTTAGGATGGACCCAACCAGTTTTGAGCATAATTGTGGGTTTTTCCATGTTTCTGAGTGTAATTGCCGCGGTGATCATTGCTACGGTGGCTCCCCTCCTTTTCAAGAAGCTGAAATACGACCCGGCAGTGGCCACCGGCCCACTAGCCACCATAGTCAGTGACATCACCACCCTGGCCATCTACTTCACCACCGCCATGGTCTTAACTGGCATGATCATCTAAGCTATTTTGCCAAGCTGTTTTTATGAATATAATTTTGCATAATATGGCCTAAAAACAACTGATACTGTTGTAAAAAGTTAACAACTAATATGGTTGTATTATATTTTACAACCAATAACGTTGTATATCAGTAGTGGTAAATATTGTTTGATGAAACAAAAGCTCTACCTGTTGTGGGGTGAAACTGCATCCGGGGGGATGGTTGATGATTACCAGTCCCGTTTGGAAGTAATTTGCCGGGTGGTGAACTCCCGGTACAGTAAACACCTGCACACTCCTCTCTCACCCCTAACTCATCCCAGAGGGGTGGGAGCTGTTCTTCTGAATCTATCCCGGGTTTATGATATTCTGGACATAGTCCTGAAGGGCCTCTATCCCCAGTCCATGCGTTTCGTCCTGGTGCACGGCTTCCTGGAAGAGACCTCCGAGAATGATATCAACCAACTAGAGGGACCGGCCCGGGAGAAGGCCAAACAGATGATGGCCCATCTGGAACAGGACGGACTCCTCTTTGAGATGTCGGTGGA encodes:
- a CDS encoding magnesium transporter, giving the protein MDEDYLDSRTAQDSMISTVPRALPQDDLGSIKQLLSTQACQLGNIDYIYVINQQGHLDGVLSIKEVLSCMDSEVTAGEVMKQDLVVASPSTHQERLVYLALSHGIKSVPVVDEAGLFLGVVPYDQILRIFNHEVQSDVFNFGGIFHKVGEEYTTIKSSTKVMIRSRLPWLVVGVIGGTMAAGLIGNYEKLLSEYIVLAFFIPVMVYMSDAAGTQSEALIIRSMALEPKMSMKTYFLRELQVAAVIGLVSGALAAVASLLGWTQPVLSIIVGFSMFLSVIAAVIIATVAPLLFKKLKYDPAVATGPLATIVSDITTLAIYFTTAMVLTGMII